The genomic segment ATCCTGCAGGGATGTTAGTGCTGTCCTGTGACCTCACTGATCCTGGATTACCTCTCTAGGGGcttcatctccaaacacagtcaacTGAGGGTTGCAGCTTCAGCATAAGAGTTTTGGGACACACAGCTCAGTATATAACAAAGGgtaatgtggatttttatttatttatttttttgccaaaaggcctagattttttttcctttctttgtttttttttttttctccttttctctctcttttattcccTAGCTTAAATATGTGATGTAAATCCATATTtattaacatggaaaaatgttcaacatattgctgaatgacaaaaagcagttttatttatttttatctttctgtaatcctgttaatttcctcctattagataatagttattattttaaatagacattttaaaaaactcggATATCTATGTCATGATattcatctgctttatttttatatttttctgggtaCATGTTTTTTATctgccatttgttttttcctattttctctctccattctctTCTTCTTTGAGTGTTTTTATATGGTGTTTGGCTAGTCTCTTTgtgttctttcctcatctttgagtGAGGGGATCTCTTTCTGAACTGGCTGTGTGTCGGGTTTAGGCTGGGTGGTGGGCAGTGTCTGGGTGAAGCAGCTTCTGTCCCAGGCTTGTCTTTCTCACAGCTGATGGTGGAGGTGTAACTTCTCACCTTGCTGCCTGTGCTCTGAGTGGAGCGACCTGGGGAGCGAGGCTCCTGCAGCTGTGCTGCTCAGACTGCTCTGACTCCAAGCAAGGGCTCTCTGCTTTTgctcttctctggagaactggatATTGCCTGGTATCTGAAGTCACTGGTGTTCTCTTTCCATGTCCTCACTCATCTGGTCTCAGTGGGGCTGTTATTGCCCTTGGCAGCTCAGTGCATGTCTCTTCAGATTCACGGTGTTTGGGTGTTCTGTTATCCGAGGtggagtttccttttctgtagcttGTTCTTGTTTTGGGGTGGATTAGTAAGAGCAGAAGTGTTTAGAGAGGCTTTACTCTCTCAAAGATTTTAAACCTCACAGCCAAAATATGTTTAATCAATCACTCTGGGTGTACTCTGTCTGCCCAATTAAGGAGTTGTACAGCATCTTAATGAACATGCTTTTAGATTAACATTTTGCTGTTCTGATGTAATTACATGAAATTTGGGTGAACActaaatatagtgaatatttcCTTACAGACAGAACCTCCTCTGAatacaccagaaaataaagaatatcttgcagaaattatgttcaaattatttaatgtacCGGGACTCTACATTGCAGTTCAGGTAAGGACAAGTGACTTTCATGATTCCCAAGTGACCTTAGTTGTCTAATGTGGAAGAAATGGTGATTCTAGAGGCCTCTGTAAGATTGTGTGATGTGGTTTCCTTTCCCATGCACTCAAGTGCACATGAACTCATCCCATTCAGGTCTGAGCTCAAACACTGTACAGagcaatttctgtgatttatgtttttactgcTGGTGTAGAGTTTGtccagcttttgtctgtttacatTCATTAAAATCTAAGGTATCCTCAGGAAGACAAGATCAAGATGTAGGTGTGGTTCTTTGGCTATTTTTACTTctgatcataaaaaagaaaatatactatagaatctgttaaaacaaaacaaaatgaaacaaaataaatgtctttcaagGGTTTCCCTTTGTGGATCTGAGCTCCTGTGGTTCCATGAGTTTACAGAACTTCCCCTGAAGCTGCTTGTTCTTCGTGGGGGGTTTGTTGTTTTTAGGTGTAATGTATCTGCCTCTATATAAGGGAATTGACtgaaatttgggggaataaatgataaaattgttttccaaaatgcttcCTGCATATTCTATTCCCTTACTTgtaggaaaaaagaggaggagttGCATAGATGTTTAACTTGGAAGATTCCACATGCTGTGTCCTCTGTGTGGTGATTCTCAGTAGACAGTGATGtcttaaaggctctgaaaatgcCTACATTAGGAAACTCTGTTTATTCCACCACTTCCAAATTTAACCAGAAATATTCCCCCACCCCTAAGCTGTTTCTGTTCCATGGAGTAGGAGACACTTCAGGAAACActggcccagtggttctcaaagtgatcTATGCAGCAAGGTCTCCTCAAaagtgtttttttcaaaatacacattctcaGAATTTATATCAGACCACGGGTTTCCAGCCTCAAAATTTTGGATCGGGCAGtcctcaggggaggggagggtactgAGCTGTGTGTTGGATGtctagcagcatctctggtcttgACCCACCAGGGGAAGCAccaccaccagcctcccctccctcaagtGTGACAGCGAGAAATGGCACCAGGTATTGCCAGGTGCTCCTTGGGGcaaaattgcccctggttgagaaccactatccTGGTTCTGCCAGATGAGAATTTCTGGGTGCCAGGCCcagtattttgtctttctaaagTCCCCACAAGTAGTCTTATTGCAATCCATCTGTGGACCCACACTGGGAACCAGtggattagaaattaaaacctccTGATTCCAcaataaatttcctttctctctggcttttctttgcAAAGCTTTGATTTATCTTACTGAGAAGTTGACTCCTCCAGATTAAGTGCACAGAATTTACATGTTAGTTGTCCACTTTGGAATTTGGATTTGGGAGGAAGATGGAAGGTAGGGAAGGGAAAGGTCATTCAGActcagtaagaaagaaagggCTTATTGCTCCAACCTGAAGATAGGCTTGTGGAACACTTGAGAAAGTCCCCATGCTGATGGTCTCTGTGGTATTTGTGAAGGCAGTGCTGGCCTTAGCTGTGTAGTGGACATCATGACAAGTTGGTGAACACACATTAACAGGAATCATCATTGACAGCAGGGATGGGGTCACTCACACTATCCCAATGGTCAGCAGGGCACCGAGTTCTGCTCTGTCTGTGGGCCTAACCTGATTTGAGGTGAAGGAAGCAGTGAAAGGAAAAACCCTTCTGTTAATTAAAGCACCACTTTTGAAGACATACCTGTACTTAGCAAAGGTAACAAGAGCCTTTAAACACAGTTGTGTGAGAAAGTGGAAGATGCCTAGTGTCTGTGGCACTGGCAGTTGGAAATTTGCAGTAGCAGATTTGTGCAGTCTGGTGTCAGCAGTCGTCTGATGTCCCGGGGCTCTGCTTGGCCCCGGTGTCACTTTGCCAGGAGGGCTTTCCTGACTTTCATTCTGAACTGTAATCTGGATATCAGTGGGTGCGGCACATGAACATTTGGAGGATGATTTTGTGTTCTGTGACAATCCTCTGGAGAggatttgtttcttgctttttaaaaattttttaagagccAAGAAGGAGAGATTGTTCACCTTGACTTGTAGGATGCTCTGCAATGtcactttttggttttaattttcaaaatataacagaAGTGATTTCTAATTCAGGCTTcaagagactatatatatatagtaccaaatatatatatatatatatatatatatatatatatatatatttggtacaATGGActagttaaatgaattatttaaagttttttttttaataaattgaagctATCTGGAAGGGGTTACATTGGGAATTCAGacctgcctttccttctccaCGTCCCTTCTTGGAGGCAACCCCTGATActaatgtttgttattttgtgtattaCAAGTATCTTTTGTGCAAAtataggtttgtgtgtttatgtgctaagctccttttaaaaatgcaataaatgaatcactatgctatacactggaaactaacagaattttgtaaatcaactaagacaaatttaaaaaatgcaaactagttttcttttaaaaaacaattcatttatttcatttaaaaatagtcactgttttatttcaggaCGTTGCAGAGATGATGTACTAATATGCTGGTGCTTTAATACCTCAAAGTTCAGAAATCACTGCAGGGGGAGGCTGATGTGTCTACAGTCAGGAGGAAAAATCCAAATCTTTCCCCTCTGTCATTGCACCCTGCCAGTGTCCCCTTTGCCcgggggtgaggagaggcaggaggcctgcAGAGCATGCTCTGTGCTCGCAGCCCCTTCATCCAGTCTCGGAACACTGCCCCCTCCTGGGTGTGAGGTGTTTAGGTGCCACTTGCTGTGTGGCcctgcctggctcctctctgagGTCACGTCCTCAGAGGTCAGTGCAGGCCAAGGTCAGGGCCTGTGCCTGTGGGTCTGCTTCCTGGCCTCCCCTGTGCATCTGAAACAAGTTTCACACTACGTGCAGGCCCACAGAGAAAGTTGTTgttcaaatttttctctgtttcttaatgcagttttttccccctatttataaaaattacatttactgtacaaaatttaggtaaaatggagaaatgtaaagaagaaaatagaatgacCCTCAAACCTGCCCAGAGGACTGTGCCACACTTTTTTGGTATAGTCTACTGAGCTCTTTTTCTTAGACAAACAACACACATTTTAAGCACAGTTGGGATACCCTCCATCTGATTTCATGTTCTAATTGTACAATGTGCTCCTGAGGTTGTATTTTGCATATTGACTTATCCCTGATGTATCTTTATGGTTAAATACTCTGTGGAAAGATATTTAGTAACTACCTGACAGCCCATCATGTGGGTGTAGCACAACTCACTTACTTGTTTTCCTACCATTGGCTGtggtttgttttaatatatttaatttgtgaTGAAGCTGATACTCAAAATGGgttgaattaattttagaaaatgttatatgtaatatattgaGTATAGAAATTGTGAATAGTTTCTGTTTGTGAGAGCTACtgttcttatgatttttttattttaataatgtgtacATATCTTTTATcttgatcttaaatattttacaattggcTTGGGCTCCTGAGAAAGGCTACACACTCTCTCACTTCTAGAAGTTGGGCACCTCAGAAGACATAAGAGGAATTCAGTCACCTGTTCTTGCAACTTCAGTGGTAACTGTGCTTATAGATAGTGGAACTGATCCATCTGTCAGATGGATGAGGATTTGCTCCAGCCTTCTGTCTCCATGAGTGTGTGACAAGCAGCCAGTGCCATCAGGGAGCTCAGAGTGCCTCCTCTACCTGGTGCAGGTGGGGACATTGTCCACTCTGCACAGCTACTCCCACCAGCATGAGCTGGACCTTCCCAGCCTGTGGCCTGCATGTTGAGTGGCACCCCAGGGGGCTGGTGAGGACCTGGGACCACACAGCAGCTCCTGTCCCTCTCCTGCTGGTGATGGCTGACAGCCTGGTCACTGGTCCGGGAGGGCAGCTGGGTGAGCGGATCCAAACTCCCCCCAGCATGGATCTCACATAGCATAGGGTTGAGGGGAACCTGCCAGACTATTCCTTCCTACCAAGTGCAGCTCTTACTAGAGTGAGCAGATCGGTTATTGAGTCTTAAATGCATGCCTAAACCATGCTGTGTACTTGACCCGCTCCCTGTCACTGGGTCTCTTCTGTGCACCCACTCACCGCATATGATGGGTGAAGATGCCAAGGCTGAAACATATGTGTTAACAGATGTGGCCATGGTTACTCtgcccacagatgtggaaccaggATCTGAGTCCTGGTTGTCACACTCTAAGTCCTGCATGCTAACCAGGTGGTTGACATTTAAATGCAAGCCAATTTGTagttggtttaaaaattaatagttaaacagcaaaaaaaaaaaagtgacaatgaatatatatatgttcatgtataactgaaaaattgtgctctacactggaatttgacaaaacattgtaaaatgcctataactcaataaaaatgtttataaaattaatagttaaaactttttcctttttgttagagGAACAATAAAATGACCCATTGTTCGGACAGACAgcagcattttggaaattaactgccttctgtggttttctcttcACATTCCTAATGGAAAGGCCACTTTGTTTGCTTACAGAGCATCTCAGGTTCTCCTAATGGAATTGCATGCATGGTCAttttattccccctcccccagtcctgagCTTTGCACAGAGTGGAGATTCAGTAAATGCTTGCAttgccagggcaggtgggggcaggagtctAACTTACAGTCCAGGGAGGGCTTTCCTCCTGGAGTTACTCACATGGTGTtttgcctctctgtctccccaggtggAAGGTTAGGTAATTGGAAGCTGCATCAAACACATCCCTATTGCAGGTAGAGATATGTATTTCATTCAACAGCTGCCAAGTGAGAGGGAGGTGGGATTCCCTCCTGAGCAACCACTGGAGACCACAAAGGCCATTAAGGTAAAAACAGATGGGAAATGGGCCAGTTTGGTGGTGAGAGAGAAATAGTGTTTGCACACTTCCCCTTGTGGCCACCACCCCTGCTCCCActgtgccttccctcccctccccatgaatGTGGGTCTCCATCTGTTTACCACTTGAATTAAGGGGCTGAAAACTTAGCCTCTTCTCTGAACATGGATGCTTGTGGAGTTCTCCAGCTGTAAATGAGAGCAGCTTGTTAACTGGTATTGAGCATCCTGCCTAGTACGATGTCATTTAATTGGAGCCTGATTAGACAGAACCTTCAATTAGCCAATGTGTCTTAcacctctccctccaggcttCATTTCCTGAGTAAGGAGcagacagcagcagcagtgactgtGAGGAATCCTGTGCAGtcagccagaattcaaactcatttCCAGCTCTTGCTGTGTGTGGTTCTGTACCCTGAGAATTACCATTCAGAGTGATGCTGTTCTAGGGTGAATCATTGAACAGAGTCCACCTGTGTTTTCTAGACTCCGTTACCATGCTGGAGGAGTTACAGGAAGctctaaaattaaatcagtaagatTCAGAGGAAAATGGCTCATTGGTCCTTATTTAAAATGCCCACTTGACTGATCCATCGGTTTGGTCTTTGTGTCACTCTGTAGGTAGCAGTTGACAGACCCCTTTCAAAGCAATTTTCTCATCAGGTTGCAAAATCAGGacaaattactgttttgtttttgttttgttttagtcaaaATGAAGAGATTCTTAGTAATACAaggataattattatataaagagcaaagattttgtttttggagaaaaatttaagcatggaagtgacatgtgaccttgaacacacagtttctgagCTGCAGGGGAGTTTAAGGGAGGTTagcctccccccttccctcccacttttGCACCCAgtaacaagctggttgaaggaaagCTAGTGCCTGGGGGGAGTCCCACATTTTGCATGACACTCTTGGTGGACGGAGAGGTATTTTTAGGACAGGGTGCACAGGTGCGAGTCAGGGCCCATGTGAGTAGGGTGGCTGGGTGCCCGGGTGTACCCAGGACTAGAGTTTCCAGGGATGGGTCACTTCACAGCTTGGGTGTGTGGTCCTGGGCAGCCCATGGGAGTCAATCCTTTTCCCCTGGGGGAAGGTTTACAGAAGTAGCAtaagactttctttttatgttaaaatatttcctagaacTTCCCCTAgtcctttccttgtgtttcttcaaggaaataaatttggataGTTGACCCAAATTCCCTCACCTCCCCATTCCTGTTACCAATATGTCTCACAGCCTCTGGCTCCTGACTGTCGGGGTGGCCATGCAGGTGAGAAGGGCCCTGAGTATGCTGACTGTGACAGAGGCTGCTCTCCTAGTCCTCGTCGTGGGCTTTACCTTCCTCACTGGCTCTCTGGGGTCCATCTCTGACCCTGAACCAGGTTTGGCCCATTTGGGCAGTGACAATGTATCACTCAGCCATGAAGGTAGGCAGTGGAAGAGCTCCTTGTGTTCCCTGCAGGTCAGCCACCCCATCCCTGCTGTCAGTTAGTTCTTGCCCCACTTCCCTCTGTGGGAGTGGGTCAGAGTTACCCTGTGTCTTGTTGCCCCTGTGGGCAGGAGTGGGCCTGTGGATGCGTGGATTCTGTTGGTGGGGACAGTGGTGGTCCAGGACTTGGGGCTGACACACTGCACACCATCAACACTGTGGAGGCACTTCCTGCCTTCAGTTAAGCCTCTGAGTTGCTGAGAGACATTGACCTGGTGTCTTAGGACAACTTACTGTTTCTGCCCTCAGCCTGGTAGATTTGAAGTTGTATGGGGTGACCCACTCACTCAGTTATCAGTGAGCACAGGGGTGTGTAGCAAGTCTGGCCCATCAGTCTTACAGTTGTGCAGAGTATACCAAGGATGGTATTAGGTTTCATTTCAGGGATTCTAAGAAATTTTGAACTTAGTATCATGAAAATGCCTTCAGAGGTCCTCCTGAGCACCAGCTTTGGGCCTGACAAAGTGCAGGCATTGAACAAAGCCCACCTGGCCCACAGGAAGCTGACTTTCAGAATCCGGTACCCAGGGGCCAACTGCTGTTCTTGTGAGGTTAGCTCTAAGGACAGATGATCAACCCAGAGACCCCCAGTCAGGCATCACCAGCTGAGGAAACACTTTGCacagcacaggctggggctggcaCTGAGCGGGTTCTCATGCCCCAATGTGTGGCAGCTCCATCCTGTCAAAGTCGGGCTTTCCTTTGGTTCATGGTCCCAGCACCTTATAAAGTGCTctgccatttacttatttatcactGTCACTTGTTACTCTGACTCTCAGCCAGTGTATGGGCCAGTGGgcaggggtctgtgtgtgttttattcactTGTGCATCCCACGTGCCTAGGCACTCACTAACTCTCTGTCATGGAGCCACTGAGTGTGCTGTGTCAGACCGCAGAGCAGGTTAACCACCTGCCAATCGGATGTGGTGACCACAGGGCCAGATCTTCTGCCTTCAGATCTGGGTTGGGCTGCGATGCGGGTCTACTTGTCCCAGTGGGTGGCAGCGAGTGCCTGGGCAGGTGTCACGTGGGGACATACAAGGAGTaagaagagaggagatggagactaGGGACTTGATAGGCACCGTCAGACATCATCTCAGATAGTAGGCAGCAACATGTGACACAGTGAGGCTGGGACTaatagcagagctggaaagaaagcagagtacGTGGCCAGAGCATAGCTGTTAGACATCACTGAGCCCAGTAAGTGTCCCTTGGAGCTGTGGCATTGGGCAGGACTGATGTCGGGGGTTTGTGGTGCTGGAGTTACTGGGTGTTTGCCGGAGGGCAGACTGGGTGGCCGCTAATGCCTGGtgacatctctgtgtgtgtgtctgcaggagAAGTACTGTCACATTTGCCCCAATATAGTCAAGAAGTTTGCCAAGTATGACGTGGATCAGCAGAAGTGGATCAAACAGCAAACAGGGAACAATGCCATAAGCCAGAAGAAATTCATTATCGATGTTGGCTAGGAAAGTTTCCCAGgccctgaaattttctttcacccAGAGGTAAGACATTTGCTTTCTGAGTGTGCAGAGAATGACGTGTGTGGAGCAATGCTGTCACCTCGTGTGTGCAAGAGTGGCTCCCCGTTGGGCTCCCAAGTGAGGTGGCCACCTTTCAGGGAGGACCTTGGGAGTGTAGGCTGCAGCTTCAGTGGCTGCTCTGGCTCCTGCATGGTCCATGCACTTGACTGGGTGTTTCATCATGCTCCTCTTTGGGTCTGGCTATCTGTTAAACAGTTAATGGTTGGTTAAACCAAGAGTGGTTAGGAAGAAGCTTTAAGAGCAATAGAAGAGAATGGATTTGAAATTCATCTCCTACTGATATGAAAACTAGTTAATCTCGAGGATTGATTGTAATTTGCCTCTGTATAAGAGTACGATAGCGTACATATAACCTTCCCATCACACATGACGATCCATCCCCAGTCCAACATTTAACCCAGTACAGCTGGTCCTGCTGTGTTCCCTGCTGCAAGTTAGATAAAGCTTctgtctgaggacagccttggaaagaagaattaaagatATCATCAGTTTAGCAAGTAGTCACAAAGAATTATTACTGCGTTTGTAAAAGCAGTAACTAAGAGGcaatattttaaggtttaagtaaaatggactttatttgtattttggtatatttttctgcctcattcagtttacatttaatagGTAAATAcaaaccactgcctgttcttcgatGTGTATGACTGTTCAGGTAAATGGCACACAATGTATGTCTGACAGTACCTGATATCACGGCACTCATTCGCTCGTGATAGTCTTCAGTTAAAATAGACATAAACCAGCAAAGTCCAGTGAACAGCTGCATGGCGCCTTCTTCTTCCCTCGAGCACATTGacacttttcatgatttttaaagcatttttaagaattttgtaatTGAATTACTTATActttagcttatttcacttatgtaATTGAATGTAAGATTTTTTAGTTAATAACATGGTTATTACCATATTGATTGTTTTCACCTAGAAGCCACCACCATTCCCCATTCCCAGTCTTCTAGCTCAGATTTACAGTGTGAGTCACTGACTAGGTTTTTTCTTATATCCTGGCTAACTTTTTCATGACATTAGTGTCTATACATCACATGCTCATTATctacaatatttttcattacatgCCACATACACTGCGCACTTGCTTTTTACAATCTCATATAAAGTTTGAGTCACTGTGTATTCTAAAGCAGGACTGGTCTGTCTTTGTtactgtttgatttcttttccctctctaaaCCCACACATTTCATCTCTTGAAGGGACATGTCACCATCACTCCATGCACAGAGTCACTTGGATTAATTTGACACATTCATTCCAATGTGATGGTTTAAAAGGCATAGTGAATTCTGTATTtgttaaagttacattttaaaaaagtttgttgagaaaaatgtgtattgtttcttttatatctgtACAAAATTCTGTTCACCAACCTGGATTTTATGCAATCCATCTCAGATGTTGTTGACAAAGTAACACAGAACTGTCCCATTGATGTCCACCATCTGCTATATAAGGTATAAGCTGCTTGGGTAACATGCTtggatttcattctgaaattaaaGGCCCAGCATTCTGAGAATAATAGACCCTTACCATCAGTCTGCAGATAGTCCtatttgacttctgttttataGGATTTGTTAAGGGCCTGATTcctggtaaaatatttttcttggagtGAGGGTGACTTAAATGCTTGGCAATATAACTCAGTTAGCCAGaagtatttgatttaaatattctaGTATCTCTTATTCTTATCTGcccagctgtatttttaaattggacaaTTTTAACCCTCCATGTTGACTGAAAGATCAAGGGGGTCCTTCCCCTCTTGCTTTCTGTGAGTTTGCTGGTCTTGCTTCATGAGTATTTAGATTAGTGCCAGATGTGTTGttgtcagagagaaggaggaat from the Camelus dromedarius isolate mCamDro1 unplaced genomic scaffold, mCamDro1.pat HAP1_SCAFFOLD_179, whole genome shotgun sequence genome contains:
- the LOC135320547 gene encoding actin-related protein 3B-like → MSQDSLLLLVRGPHLITWPQETEPPLNTPENKEYLAEIMFKLFNVPGLYIAVQEKYCHICPNIVKKFAKYDVDQQKWIKQQTGNNAISQKKFIIDVG